The following proteins are co-located in the Rheinheimera salexigens genome:
- the fadB gene encoding fatty acid oxidation complex subunit alpha FadB, producing the protein MIYQSDNISVVYIKPGIARFTFNAKGSVNKFDQQTLTDCKSALELLHADKALQGVIFSSEKSTFIVGADITEFLTIFQRDEAELIPWIKQASDIFDLAEDLPVPTITAINGFALGGGCEWSLTSDYRVADTSAQIGLPEVKLGLMPGFGGTARLPRLIGADNALEWITTGKQYSAEQAQKFAAVDAVVAPEKLQEAALSMLEDAIAGKLNWRKKREQKLQPLKLNKIEATMCFSTAKGMVMAKAGKHYPAPMVAVKTIEAAAGLKRAEAVALENAGFAKLAKTDAATAQIGLFLNDQLIKGKAKKAAKTATKAVNTAAVIGAGIMGGGIAYQSALKGVPVVMKDIADKALELGMAEASGLLAKQVERKKLDVKSMAKVIASITPTLSNDALKNVDIVVEAVVENPKVKGAVLKEVESIIAQDAILTSNTSTISINALAANLTRPENFCGMHFFNPVHRMPLVEVIRGKDTSDETVAAVVAYAAKMGKSPIVVNDCPGFFVNRVLFPYFAGFSKLVLDGADFAQVDKVMEKQFGWPMGPAYLLDVVGLDTAFHCTDVMADGFPTRMAKLDHDPVSAMYKAERYGQKNGLGFYAYSKDAKGRTKKEIDAKALSLLAECTSEKKEFSADDIIARTMIPMINETIRCLEEGIIASAAEADMGLIYGLGFPPFRGGPLRYADTIGLANFVALADSYAHLGEIYQVTDKTRAMAEAGQRFFPV; encoded by the coding sequence ATGATCTACCAGAGTGACAACATTAGTGTTGTTTATATTAAACCTGGCATCGCCCGTTTTACTTTCAATGCTAAAGGCTCTGTCAATAAATTTGATCAGCAAACACTAACTGATTGTAAATCAGCCTTAGAATTACTGCACGCTGACAAAGCATTACAAGGTGTTATTTTTTCTAGTGAAAAAAGTACCTTTATTGTTGGCGCCGATATTACCGAATTTCTAACAATATTTCAGCGTGATGAAGCAGAATTAATTCCATGGATTAAACAGGCCTCTGACATCTTCGATCTTGCTGAAGACTTACCTGTCCCTACCATTACTGCCATCAATGGATTTGCACTAGGTGGCGGATGTGAGTGGTCACTAACGTCCGATTATCGTGTTGCCGATACTAGTGCACAAATAGGCTTACCAGAAGTTAAATTAGGCTTAATGCCTGGTTTTGGTGGTACGGCACGTTTACCCAGACTTATTGGTGCTGATAACGCCTTAGAGTGGATCACAACCGGTAAGCAATATAGTGCTGAACAAGCGCAAAAATTTGCCGCTGTGGATGCTGTTGTCGCTCCAGAGAAACTGCAAGAAGCGGCGCTTAGCATGCTTGAAGATGCTATTGCTGGCAAGCTGAATTGGCGTAAAAAACGCGAACAAAAATTACAACCGCTTAAATTGAACAAAATTGAAGCAACCATGTGCTTTAGCACCGCTAAAGGCATGGTAATGGCTAAAGCGGGTAAGCATTATCCAGCACCTATGGTGGCGGTTAAAACTATTGAAGCAGCGGCCGGCTTAAAACGTGCTGAAGCAGTAGCGTTAGAAAATGCCGGTTTTGCTAAACTGGCTAAAACCGATGCTGCAACAGCGCAAATTGGCTTGTTCTTAAATGATCAGCTGATTAAAGGTAAGGCTAAAAAAGCTGCTAAGACAGCCACTAAAGCGGTCAATACGGCAGCAGTCATTGGTGCCGGCATTATGGGTGGTGGTATAGCCTATCAATCGGCACTTAAAGGCGTGCCGGTAGTTATGAAAGATATCGCCGATAAAGCATTAGAACTTGGTATGGCTGAAGCAAGTGGCTTATTAGCTAAGCAAGTAGAGCGTAAAAAGCTGGATGTAAAATCGATGGCTAAAGTTATTGCCTCTATTACGCCGACGTTAAGCAATGACGCGCTAAAAAATGTTGATATCGTTGTCGAAGCCGTAGTCGAAAATCCAAAAGTAAAAGGCGCAGTGTTAAAAGAAGTAGAATCGATTATCGCACAGGATGCCATTTTAACCTCTAATACCTCGACTATTTCTATTAATGCTCTAGCCGCGAACTTAACACGACCAGAAAACTTCTGTGGTATGCACTTCTTTAACCCCGTACACCGCATGCCTTTAGTCGAAGTTATTCGCGGTAAAGACACCAGCGATGAAACCGTTGCTGCTGTCGTCGCTTATGCCGCCAAGATGGGTAAATCGCCTATCGTAGTTAACGATTGCCCTGGCTTTTTCGTTAACCGGGTTTTATTTCCCTACTTTGCCGGCTTTAGTAAGTTAGTGCTAGATGGTGCTGATTTTGCGCAAGTTGATAAAGTGATGGAGAAACAATTTGGCTGGCCAATGGGCCCAGCATACTTATTAGATGTAGTGGGTTTAGATACCGCCTTCCATTGTACTGATGTTATGGCAGATGGCTTCCCTACACGTATGGCCAAATTAGACCATGATCCGGTAAGCGCTATGTATAAAGCTGAACGCTACGGCCAAAAAAATGGCCTTGGTTTTTATGCTTATAGTAAAGATGCCAAAGGTAGAACCAAGAAAGAAATTGATGCTAAAGCATTAAGTTTATTAGCTGAATGCACTTCTGAGAAAAAAGAATTCTCAGCTGATGACATTATCGCGCGTACCATGATCCCAATGATTAACGAAACTATTCGTTGTTTAGAAGAAGGCATTATTGCCTCAGCTGCTGAAGCTGATATGGGCTTAATTTATGGTTTAGGTTTCCCGCCGTTCCGTGGTGGTCCGCTACGCTATGCTGATACTATTGGCTTAGCTAACTTTGTCGCCCTTGCAGATAGTTACGCTCACTTAGGTGAAATCTATCAAGTTACCGACAAAACTCGCGCCATGGCCGAAGCTGGCCAGCGTTTCTTCCCGGTTTAA
- the fadA gene encoding acetyl-CoA C-acyltransferase FadA, with protein MKNAVIVDCIRTPMGRSKNGMYRNVRAEQLSAHIMASLVARNPALNPEDIDDVIWGCVQQTLEQGFNIARNAALLAGIPHSVPAVTINRLCGSSMQALHDAVRAIQTGMGDVYLIGGVEHMGHVPMTHGVDFHPGLSTSVAKAAGMMGLTAELLGKMHGISRQQQDEFGARSHRLAQQASDEGRFDNEIVPTEGHDADGVLKLMDYDEVIRPETTVEGLSKLRPVFDPANGTVTAGTSSALSDGASGMLVMSEEKAKALGLPIRAYVRGMGVAGCDPSIMGYGPVPASKKALKMAGLSINDIDYAELNEAFAAQALPVMKDLGLLEVADKKVNLNGGAIALGHPLGCSGSRIATTLINIMEDKGGKFGLATMCIGLGQGIATVFERP; from the coding sequence ATGAAAAACGCAGTTATAGTAGATTGTATTCGCACCCCTATGGGCCGTTCAAAAAATGGTATGTACCGTAATGTTCGGGCTGAGCAACTTTCCGCCCATATTATGGCGTCACTCGTTGCCCGTAATCCAGCGCTAAACCCTGAAGATATTGATGATGTTATTTGGGGTTGTGTTCAGCAAACGTTAGAGCAAGGCTTTAACATCGCACGTAATGCTGCATTATTAGCGGGCATTCCTCACTCAGTACCGGCAGTAACGATTAACCGCTTATGTGGCTCATCCATGCAAGCTTTACACGATGCCGTGCGTGCCATTCAAACCGGCATGGGCGATGTGTACTTAATTGGTGGTGTTGAGCATATGGGCCATGTGCCTATGACGCATGGTGTCGACTTTCACCCGGGTTTATCAACATCAGTTGCTAAAGCCGCTGGCATGATGGGTTTAACCGCTGAGTTATTAGGTAAAATGCACGGCATTAGCCGCCAGCAGCAAGATGAATTTGGCGCTCGCTCACATCGCTTAGCCCAACAAGCCAGTGATGAAGGCCGGTTTGATAACGAAATAGTACCAACAGAAGGTCATGATGCTGACGGCGTATTAAAGCTAATGGATTATGACGAAGTTATTCGTCCTGAAACCACAGTAGAAGGCCTGAGTAAATTACGTCCGGTGTTTGATCCAGCCAATGGTACTGTAACAGCAGGTACGTCTTCAGCATTATCTGATGGCGCTTCAGGCATGTTAGTAATGAGTGAAGAAAAAGCCAAAGCGCTTGGCCTACCTATTCGTGCTTACGTACGCGGTATGGGTGTTGCTGGTTGTGATCCGTCTATTATGGGTTATGGCCCGGTGCCAGCATCGAAAAAAGCCTTAAAAATGGCTGGATTAAGCATAAACGATATTGATTATGCAGAATTAAACGAAGCTTTTGCTGCTCAAGCTTTACCGGTAATGAAAGATTTAGGCTTACTAGAAGTGGCTGATAAAAAGGTTAACTTAAATGGCGGTGCTATTGCACTAGGCCATCCATTAGGTTGCTCTGGTTCACGTATTGCCACCACCTTAATAAATATTATGGAAGATAAAGGTGGTAAGTTTGGTTTAGCTACTATGTGTATTGGTTTAGGCCAAGGTATCGCTACGGTGTTTGAACGGCCGTAA
- a CDS encoding GGDEF domain-containing protein, translated as MQSKFSIDSVNQAQFIDSRRRRYILLFVSYITSAVMYIYAFKNLGAVDPILPMVLFITATAFLLNITYFHYNNNLNLACNIEAILVAAFVLGLVFIGGFNNTALYWVFPFPAILFGLLGVRNALISNVLLTSALAIILFVPDLALAHYKNAEQSRFITSLLIVILACWINEYFREQSHQAMELLQHNKEQQANTDPLTGLANRRFIDANLMQSFNLQPDVFFPLAVIACDIDSFKQLNDKFGHQAGDEVLKVIANIFRAHLRQQDIACRTGGEEFLLLLPKTSKIDAFKVAEKIRQQLSQQKLLSTDKAYTVTASFGVAESQQLAQLPTAIKLADQQLYQSKRNGRNQIN; from the coding sequence TTGCAGTCAAAATTTAGCATAGACAGTGTTAATCAAGCGCAATTTATCGATAGCCGCCGACGGCGCTATATATTACTTTTTGTCAGTTATATAACCAGTGCCGTGATGTATATTTATGCCTTTAAAAATTTAGGGGCTGTCGATCCTATTTTACCGATGGTTTTATTTATTACTGCAACAGCTTTTTTGCTTAATATTACCTACTTTCACTATAACAATAATCTTAATCTTGCTTGTAATATTGAAGCTATTTTAGTCGCTGCTTTTGTACTTGGTCTGGTCTTTATAGGAGGCTTTAATAATACTGCTTTATATTGGGTTTTCCCGTTTCCTGCCATACTTTTTGGTTTACTTGGCGTTCGTAATGCCTTAATTAGTAACGTTTTATTAACTAGTGCGCTGGCTATTATATTATTTGTACCTGACTTGGCGTTAGCCCATTATAAAAATGCGGAGCAAAGCCGATTTATCACCTCTTTGCTGATTGTGATTCTTGCATGTTGGATTAATGAATATTTCCGTGAACAAAGCCATCAAGCTATGGAGTTATTGCAACATAATAAAGAACAACAAGCGAATACCGATCCTCTTACAGGATTAGCTAATCGCAGATTTATTGATGCTAACCTTATGCAAAGCTTTAATTTACAACCAGACGTGTTTTTTCCACTGGCAGTGATTGCATGTGATATAGACTCTTTTAAGCAACTTAATGATAAATTTGGTCATCAAGCTGGCGATGAAGTATTAAAAGTAATCGCTAATATATTTAGAGCCCACTTACGCCAGCAAGACATAGCATGTCGTACTGGCGGTGAAGAGTTTTTATTACTATTGCCTAAAACCTCTAAAATAGATGCTTTTAAAGTAGCTGAGAAAATTCGCCAACAGCTCAGTCAGCAAAAGCTTTTATCAACAGATAAAGCCTATACCGTAACCGCGAGTTTTGGTGTTGCCGAGAGTCAGCAGTTAGCTCAGTTGCCCACCGCGATTAAACTCGCGGACCAACAACTGTATCAATCAAAACGTAACGGTCGCAATCAAATCAATTAA
- the glyS gene encoding glycine--tRNA ligase subunit beta, whose protein sequence is MSAQDFLVEIGTEELPPKSLVTLATAFADNISQELAKLDLSHADVKWYAAPRRLAVVVKNLIAKQADKEVEKRGPAIAAAFDADGNATKAAIGWAKGCGITVEQAERLETDKGAWLLHKQIQPGSNTSSLLAEIVTSALAKLPIAKPMRWGSSKVEFIRPVHSIIMLYGNDVIPANIMGKDSSNHSYGHRFHAPAKIKIQNAEHYETALESGYVIADFSKRKAIIEQGVTEAAKQLNGQALMDADLLDEVTALVEWPVVLVGSFEQSFLDIPAEPLISTMKDNQKYFPVVDAAGNLQNKFIFVTNIESKDPQQVISGNEKVVRPRLADAEFFFNTDRKQTLASRLDSLSSVLFQKQLGTLAEKSERISQLAAYVAEKIGADKTAAQRAGLLSKTDLMTNMVGEFPEVQGIMGMHYARFDGENETVALALNEQYMPRFAGDQLPTRLEGAAVAIADKLDSLVGIFGIGQAPKGDKDPFALRRAAIGALRIMVDKDLNLDLVDIIAFSQQTFGDKLTNANVATDVLEFMLGRFRAWYQDQGYTVDVIQAVLARRPTVPADFNQRVKAVAEFRKLDAAAALAAANKRVANILAKIDTAIPDTVDVKLLQQVEEQALYQAITAEQAEQAKLQSYTDGLMHLAKMQQVIDQFFDNVMVNADDAAVKLNRQALLKQLRELFLQVADISVLQ, encoded by the coding sequence ATGAGCGCACAAGACTTTCTAGTAGAAATTGGCACAGAAGAGTTACCGCCAAAGTCGTTAGTCACCTTAGCAACAGCTTTTGCCGATAATATAAGCCAAGAGTTAGCAAAACTTGATTTAAGCCATGCAGATGTAAAATGGTATGCCGCGCCAAGAAGACTGGCTGTTGTGGTGAAAAATCTCATCGCTAAACAGGCAGATAAAGAAGTAGAAAAACGTGGCCCTGCGATTGCTGCAGCATTTGATGCTGACGGCAATGCCACTAAGGCAGCCATAGGTTGGGCTAAAGGCTGTGGTATAACGGTTGAGCAAGCAGAGCGACTAGAAACAGATAAAGGCGCTTGGTTACTGCATAAGCAAATACAGCCTGGTTCGAACACCAGCAGCTTATTAGCTGAAATTGTTACATCTGCCTTAGCTAAGCTACCAATCGCTAAACCAATGCGTTGGGGCAGTTCAAAAGTGGAATTTATTCGGCCAGTGCACAGTATTATTATGTTATACGGTAATGATGTTATTCCAGCGAATATTATGGGCAAAGACAGTAGTAATCATAGTTACGGTCACCGCTTTCATGCTCCGGCAAAAATTAAGATCCAAAATGCTGAGCATTATGAAACGGCGCTAGAGAGTGGTTATGTTATTGCTGACTTTAGCAAACGTAAAGCCATTATCGAGCAAGGTGTAACAGAAGCCGCAAAACAGTTAAATGGCCAAGCGTTAATGGATGCTGATTTATTGGATGAAGTAACTGCATTAGTTGAGTGGCCTGTCGTACTAGTCGGTAGCTTTGAACAAAGTTTTTTAGATATACCAGCAGAGCCGTTAATTTCAACCATGAAGGATAATCAAAAGTATTTTCCGGTAGTGGATGCAGCGGGTAACTTACAAAATAAATTTATCTTTGTGACTAATATTGAGAGCAAAGATCCGCAGCAAGTTATTTCAGGTAATGAAAAAGTAGTACGACCACGCTTAGCCGATGCTGAATTCTTTTTTAATACAGACCGCAAACAAACGTTGGCTTCAAGATTAGACAGTTTAAGCAGTGTGTTATTTCAAAAGCAACTGGGTACCTTAGCCGAAAAGTCTGAGCGTATTAGTCAATTAGCTGCCTATGTTGCTGAAAAAATTGGTGCTGATAAAACGGCTGCCCAGCGCGCAGGTTTACTGTCTAAAACCGACTTAATGACCAATATGGTGGGTGAGTTTCCAGAAGTACAAGGCATTATGGGCATGCACTACGCTCGATTTGATGGCGAAAATGAAACAGTCGCATTAGCCTTAAATGAGCAGTATATGCCACGGTTTGCCGGTGATCAGTTACCCACTCGTTTAGAAGGCGCAGCGGTGGCTATCGCCGATAAACTTGATAGTTTAGTGGGTATCTTTGGTATTGGCCAAGCACCAAAAGGTGATAAAGATCCGTTTGCATTACGTCGTGCTGCCATTGGTGCATTACGCATTATGGTAGATAAAGATCTTAATCTAGATTTGGTCGACATTATTGCTTTTAGCCAGCAAACCTTTGGTGATAAGTTAACTAATGCCAATGTTGCTACTGATGTTTTAGAGTTTATGTTAGGCCGATTTAGAGCCTGGTATCAAGATCAAGGTTATACCGTTGATGTTATCCAAGCGGTGTTAGCGCGTCGTCCAACGGTACCAGCAGACTTTAACCAACGGGTCAAAGCGGTTGCAGAGTTCCGTAAACTTGATGCTGCAGCTGCCTTAGCTGCTGCAAATAAACGGGTTGCTAATATCTTAGCTAAAATTGATACGGCTATTCCTGATACCGTTGATGTAAAGTTATTACAACAAGTTGAAGAGCAGGCGTTATATCAAGCAATTACAGCAGAGCAAGCAGAGCAGGCTAAGCTGCAAAGTTATACAGACGGCTTAATGCATTTAGCCAAAATGCAGCAGGTAATCGATCAGTTCTTCGATAATGTAATGGTGAATGCCGATGACGCAGCAGTAAAACTAAACCGCCAAGCGTTATTAAAACAATTAAGAGAGCTGTTTTTACAAGTCGCGGATATCTCAGTTTTGCAATAA
- the tusA gene encoding sulfurtransferase TusA, with protein sequence MELLFTSADKTLDALGMRCPEPVMMIRLTIRNMQSGQSLLIIADDPATTRDIPAFCRFMDHQLLASDTTELPYKYVVKKG encoded by the coding sequence ATGGAGCTGTTATTTACCAGCGCAGATAAAACATTAGACGCTTTAGGCATGCGCTGCCCTGAGCCTGTAATGATGATCCGCTTAACCATTCGTAATATGCAGTCTGGCCAAAGCCTATTAATTATTGCTGACGACCCTGCTACCACTCGGGATATTCCGGCTTTTTGTCGTTTTATGGACCACCAGTTATTAGCCAGCGATACCACAGAACTACCGTATAAATATGTGGTTAAAAAAGGCTAG
- the glyQ gene encoding glycine--tRNA ligase subunit alpha, whose amino-acid sequence MNTYDIKTFQGLIQTLQDYWARQGCVLVQPLDLEVGAGTFHPMTFLRSLGPEPTNAAYVQPCRRPTDGRYGDNPMRLQQYYQFQVILKPSPDNIQELYLGSLQALGIDTLVHDIRFVEDNWESPTLGAWGLGWEVWLNGMEVTQFTYFQQVGGIECSPVTGEITYGLERLAMYVQGVDSIYDLVWTDGPFGCVTYGDVFHQNEVEQSTYNFELADVPALFSYFDQCEKESQFLIEKGLALPAYEKAMKASHTFNLLDARHAISVTERQRYILRVRTLAKACAETYYASREKLGFPLCKKPNTTSQEA is encoded by the coding sequence ATGAACACGTATGATATTAAAACCTTTCAAGGCTTAATACAGACCTTACAGGACTATTGGGCTCGTCAAGGCTGCGTACTGGTACAGCCATTAGATCTAGAAGTGGGTGCCGGTACTTTTCATCCTATGACTTTTTTACGATCGCTTGGCCCAGAGCCAACTAATGCCGCTTATGTACAGCCTTGTCGTCGCCCTACGGATGGCCGTTATGGCGATAATCCAATGCGCTTACAGCAATATTATCAGTTTCAAGTCATCTTAAAACCTTCGCCTGATAATATTCAAGAACTGTACTTAGGATCACTTCAAGCATTAGGCATTGATACATTAGTCCATGATATTCGCTTTGTTGAAGATAACTGGGAATCACCCACCTTAGGCGCTTGGGGCTTAGGTTGGGAAGTGTGGCTTAATGGTATGGAAGTCACTCAATTTACCTACTTCCAACAAGTAGGTGGTATAGAGTGTAGCCCTGTTACGGGCGAAATTACTTATGGTTTAGAGCGCTTAGCGATGTATGTACAAGGCGTAGATAGTATCTATGACTTGGTCTGGACAGATGGCCCTTTTGGCTGCGTAACCTATGGTGATGTGTTTCATCAAAATGAAGTGGAACAATCAACCTATAATTTTGAGCTAGCGGATGTACCGGCATTATTTAGTTATTTTGATCAATGCGAAAAAGAAAGCCAATTTTTAATTGAAAAAGGTTTAGCTCTGCCCGCGTATGAAAAAGCGATGAAAGCATCGCATACTTTTAACTTATTAGATGCCAGACATGCGATATCTGTAACTGAACGACAACGTTATATTTTACGGGTAAGAACCCTAGCTAAGGCTTGTGCGGAAACGTACTACGCATCACGTGAGAAACTAGGTTTTCCGCTGTGTAAAAAGCCAAATACAACGTCGCAGGAGGCATAA
- a CDS encoding excalibur calcium-binding domain-containing protein: MKKILLIALIGYGGWQFYQKQSVAQPVTEPTVQVLPDYTVPLQKAREAASLLQFRCDGRQHCSQMKSYDEAVFFLRNCPDTKMDGDNDGIPCERQFNKG; the protein is encoded by the coding sequence TTGAAGAAAATATTACTAATAGCATTAATAGGCTACGGCGGTTGGCAGTTTTATCAAAAGCAAAGCGTTGCTCAGCCTGTTACGGAGCCAACGGTTCAGGTGCTGCCAGATTATACCGTACCATTGCAAAAAGCTCGTGAAGCAGCAAGCCTGTTACAGTTTCGATGTGATGGGCGGCAACACTGTAGTCAGATGAAATCTTATGATGAAGCGGTATTTTTTTTAAGGAACTGTCCAGATACCAAGATGGATGGAGACAATGATGGCATTCCTTGTGAAAGACAATTTAATAAAGGCTAG
- a CDS encoding pyridoxamine 5'-phosphate oxidase family protein, which produces MSDQAKQKFWQAMAATPTLMIKLQQSDLHSEPMQAQLDKQANSRFWIYTTKDNRIAAGGLAMAQFVSTGHDVFACISGELVEETDSLIIDKYWSKEVEAWYPEGKLDTNLMMLRFELSDAEIWLVDATTEAKNKFILGADVNPNEVGSHYKVTL; this is translated from the coding sequence ATGTCTGATCAAGCAAAGCAAAAGTTTTGGCAAGCCATGGCAGCAACGCCTACGTTGATGATAAAACTACAGCAAAGTGATTTGCATAGTGAGCCTATGCAGGCGCAATTAGATAAACAGGCAAATAGCAGGTTTTGGATTTACACCACTAAAGATAATCGCATCGCTGCAGGCGGTTTGGCAATGGCACAATTTGTAAGTACAGGTCATGATGTATTTGCCTGTATTAGTGGTGAATTAGTTGAAGAAACGGATTCGCTTATTATTGATAAATATTGGAGTAAAGAGGTAGAAGCTTGGTATCCAGAAGGCAAATTAGATACTAATTTAATGATGCTGCGTTTTGAATTATCAGATGCTGAAATCTGGTTGGTTGATGCCACAACTGAAGCAAAAAATAAGTTTATACTAGGCGCAGACGTTAATCCCAATGAAGTCGGTTCACATTATAAAGTTACGCTATAA